From the Mesotoga prima MesG1.Ag.4.2 genome, the window TTCCAAACCTTCTGCCACGGTTGTAGCTTGTCCAAGCGTAGGCATAAATCAGATACTCAGGGGCATTTCCAAAGAAGAATTCGTGATTAATCTGCCTTACCGATACGTGTGCATCGCTAACAGGATGCCCATTCTCATCCACGATCTCTATCTTAATGGGCACCTTTCTATTGGCTTCTATTCTCTCTTCGAAAGCACTAATGTCGATGTCGATAGGCAAAACACTACCTCCAAAACATAGACTAAGAAACAGCAGGCCAAGAATCAAGACAAAGTATCTCTTAAGGGGTGTTCCAAAACTCTCTCCTTCGGTTTTCCGAAAATACTTCTTAATTCCTGACATAATATCTACTCCTTTCCAAGCGATCCCAGGGAGATTCCTTTCATCAAATACCTGTGGAAGACAATGAAAATTATCAAAGAGGGTGCTACGGAGAAGAATGCACCGGCCATCATCGGACCGATTCCTCTGTAGGGGTCTCCCCACCCCGCGCTAAATCTTATGAGAGCTATTGGGAGCGTGAACTTGTCGGCTTTGCTGAGGATTAGCAGAGGCCAGAGGAAGCTGTTCCAGGAGCCAAGGAATGTCATCAAGCCAAGTACAAGCATAGCAGGTTTAACAAATGGGATTACGATACTGATAAGAAATCTCAATTTTGTGCAACCATCAATCCAAGCAGCATCTTCAAGCTCCTTTGGGATATCGAGCATGTACTGCCTGAGCAAGAATACTCCGAAAGTGCCCCCAAGTCCCGGAAGAATCAGAGAAAGGTAAGAATTCGACAGTCCCATTCCGTTTATTATAAAAAAGTGTGGTATGAGGAACAGCACTGAAGGGAAGGCGAGAACCGCAACGTATATCCAGAATATCAGCATTCTCCCTCTGAATCTCAGTCGGGAAAGCGCGTAAGCTGCAGGAATTGAAAGTGCAAGTGTTGCCAGAGTAGAGCTAACTGCAACAATGATGCTATTAATCGTGGCCTTTACCAACGAGAGACCACCTGAAGGTGCGAAGATGATCTTGTAGTTTTCTAGAGTTGGATTCTGAGGTATCCATTGAGGAGGAGTCTCAATGACGGCTGCCGCCGTTGATTTCATCGAAGTCGACAGCATCCAGAAGATCGGTGCAAACCAGAAAGCTGCAAAGGCCCAAAGAAGAACAGTCACTATCACTGCAGTTATTCGTTTGCTGAGTTTCTTCTTGTTTTTGGGGACTGTTGAAGTCATAGTTTCACCCCTCCGTCGATCGTATAGATTTGGTGACCAGAACTAGCTGAATCACTGCGAAAATCAGTACGATCGCAAATATATACCAGGAGATCGCCGCGGCCCTTCCGAAATCCTGTCGCTCAAATCCTACGAGATAGAGATAGTAAACGAGAGTACGAGTGGTCCCTGCGGGTCCTCCCCCAGACAATATATAGGCTTGATCGAAGAGCCCGAATGCCAGAATCGCCTGACGAACGACATCGAAAAACAGCACGCTCTTGATCCATGGGAGAGTTATGTAGATGAATCTCTTCCATGGTCCGGCTCCATCCAGTTTTGCTGATTCGTACTGTTCGGGCGGGATTCTTTGTAGAGCTCCAAGATATAGCAGTATGCTGAACCCAACGATCCACCAGACCGTAACAAGGATAATCACTCCCCAGGCTACCGAAGTGCTTCCAAACCAGGAAACCGCTTTGTTGATGAGCCCGACTTTATCCAGGTAATAGTTGGCAAGGCCTGAAGGAAAAGAAGCGAATATCCATTTCCAGGAACTAAGAATTCCTACAGATCCGAAGAAAGCTGGCGAAACGAAGGCAACGAGTAACCAAAGCTGACCGAAGCGCTTCTTCTTGAGTATGTGGGCGAAAAGGATTGCCACAATTATTACCAAAGGGACGCTAATCAGTGCAAAGATCACGGTGTGCTGAACCGTTGGCCAGAACCTTGAATCGTTCCATGTCCGCACATAGTTATTGAAACCAATGAATACGTTTTCTTTCAGGAGACTCCAGTTGAAGAAACTGATTATGAGTCCGAATACTAGAGGGACAGCAACGAAAAGAATGAAAAAGAACAGGTGAGGGAGGAGGAACAACCACGATCCCACCTCCCTGCGGAAACTTCTTGGTGACTTAGAATGTGATTGTCTCAATTACTCCTCCTCCCTTCACCTTATTAACCGTTACTTACGCAGATCAGTTTCTCGACCAATAGTCGTCGAGAATTTCCTGAACGGCAAATGCCGCTTCCTTCATTCCAGCTTCTGGGGACATCGAATGAAGTACGAGGATTTCCTCTAGATAAACGGCGATTTCGGCCTCAATCTCTGAAATCAGCGGGAACATCTGGAACTGCCTTACATATTCAGAGTCCTGAGAGACCGCGTAGATATGAGGAAGCCTTTCCTTCAGTTCCTCACTCTCGGCAATGGACTTTCTTGCGGGAGTCTGCCCTGCTTCATACCAGTCTATCGAGTGGTCCCAAAGATACTTGATGAATGTTGTCGCAGCTTCAAGTACCTTTGGATCTTCGACCATGACAGCTGGCATTGCAAGCACGTGGGATCCTCCAAATACGGCCTTAGTGTTACCCAGCTGAGGAGCTACCGCATAACCAAAATCCTCACCCAGCTGTTCCATCCATGGCTTGATAGTCCAGATACCGGTAATCAAGACTGAGCTTTCGCCCGACTGGAAGGAAACGCCTGGATCGGCTACCTGCATCGGCAGAATGCCCTTATCCTGCATCTCAAGCATTAACTTACAAACTTCGATTCCGGCTTTTTCAAACGCAGGTGCCTTGAAGTCGTCGGTAAGCACTTCGCCGCCGTGCTGCCAGAGAAGGTGGAACCAGATCCATGTCCAGGCAGGGTTCTCATAATATGGTGTCAAGCCTTCAGGCGTTATAGGCAACAAAGCCTCCATGGCAGATATGAATTCTTCTCTCGTTTTCGGCGGGTTGTTAGGATCTAGGCCGACCTTTGCGAAGTTTCCCTTGTTGTAGGCCATGTAGAACAGCCATATGTCCATAGGAATTCCTACCACTTTACCATCCACAACTAGTCCTTCGAGAACACCTGGGAAGATATCATCTGTGTCGATTCCATAGTTCTCAAGCCATTCTTGCTTTGTGAATCCCTTAAAATGTTCGAGGTAAAGAGGCATGTCGAATTTCCTGATGAACATGATCTCGGGCGCTGTCTTGGATGCAATACCCATTGAAAGTTTGTTCTTCATATCCAGAGAAGACTCTACGACCACATGAACAACTTCGATGTCAGAATGTTCC encodes:
- a CDS encoding carbohydrate ABC transporter permease — protein: MRQSHSKSPRSFRREVGSWLFLLPHLFFFILFVAVPLVFGLIISFFNWSLLKENVFIGFNNYVRTWNDSRFWPTVQHTVIFALISVPLVIIVAILFAHILKKKRFGQLWLLVAFVSPAFFGSVGILSSWKWIFASFPSGLANYYLDKVGLINKAVSWFGSTSVAWGVIILVTVWWIVGFSILLYLGALQRIPPEQYESAKLDGAGPWKRFIYITLPWIKSVLFFDVVRQAILAFGLFDQAYILSGGGPAGTTRTLVYYLYLVGFERQDFGRAAAISWYIFAIVLIFAVIQLVLVTKSIRSTEG
- a CDS encoding carbohydrate ABC transporter permease, coding for MTSTVPKNKKKLSKRITAVIVTVLLWAFAAFWFAPIFWMLSTSMKSTAAAVIETPPQWIPQNPTLENYKIIFAPSGGLSLVKATINSIIVAVSSTLATLALSIPAAYALSRLRFRGRMLIFWIYVAVLAFPSVLFLIPHFFIINGMGLSNSYLSLILPGLGGTFGVFLLRQYMLDIPKELEDAAWIDGCTKLRFLISIVIPFVKPAMLVLGLMTFLGSWNSFLWPLLILSKADKFTLPIALIRFSAGWGDPYRGIGPMMAGAFFSVAPSLIIFIVFHRYLMKGISLGSLGKE
- a CDS encoding extracellular solute-binding protein produces the protein MRKLMVLVLALVLAVGFSFGITITMMSPLTGADGAYMDEIVARFNEEHSDIEVVHVVVESSLDMKNKLSMGIASKTAPEIMFIRKFDMPLYLEHFKGFTKQEWLENYGIDTDDIFPGVLEGLVVDGKVVGIPMDIWLFYMAYNKGNFAKVGLDPNNPPKTREEFISAMEALLPITPEGLTPYYENPAWTWIWFHLLWQHGGEVLTDDFKAPAFEKAGIEVCKLMLEMQDKGILPMQVADPGVSFQSGESSVLITGIWTIKPWMEQLGEDFGYAVAPQLGNTKAVFGGSHVLAMPAVMVEDPKVLEAATTFIKYLWDHSIDWYEAGQTPARKSIAESEELKERLPHIYAVSQDSEYVRQFQMFPLISEIEAEIAVYLEEILVLHSMSPEAGMKEAAFAVQEILDDYWSRN